In Marinomonas posidonica IVIA-Po-181, a single window of DNA contains:
- a CDS encoding crotonase/enoyl-CoA hydratase family protein produces MMTYEFINFSVENGIGHLELNRPEKKNAINDNLCLEIEHVFLNLTDDVNVIVLSGNGPEFCSGLDLREHKAREPFEVVKHSQMWHRVFGHIRNSGIPVVAAMHGAVIGGGLELAICAHVRVTEENTFYRLPEGKHGIFVGGGASVNVSNVIGASRMTEMMLTGRDVNAEEGHRIGLGHYVVPTGAALAKAFEIAAGIGKNSKYSNWAMTTGLSRISNMAEQEGLYAESLICGITQTSEEVRARIDAFLNRKKS; encoded by the coding sequence ATGATGACTTACGAATTTATTAACTTTTCTGTCGAAAATGGCATTGGGCATTTAGAGCTGAATCGTCCAGAAAAGAAAAATGCAATCAATGACAACCTATGTCTTGAAATCGAACATGTCTTTTTAAATCTTACTGATGACGTCAATGTCATCGTTTTGTCTGGAAATGGTCCGGAATTTTGTTCTGGTCTTGATCTTCGTGAACACAAAGCGCGTGAACCATTTGAAGTCGTGAAGCACTCGCAAATGTGGCATCGAGTGTTTGGGCATATTCGCAATTCTGGTATTCCTGTTGTGGCGGCAATGCACGGCGCGGTGATTGGCGGTGGTCTAGAGTTGGCCATTTGTGCTCATGTTCGTGTCACAGAAGAAAACACCTTTTACCGTTTGCCTGAAGGCAAGCACGGTATTTTTGTTGGTGGCGGCGCGTCCGTCAATGTTTCCAATGTGATTGGTGCCAGTCGAATGACAGAAATGATGCTAACAGGCCGAGATGTGAATGCGGAAGAAGGTCACCGTATTGGTTTAGGCCATTATGTGGTGCCGACAGGTGCCGCCTTAGCAAAGGCATTTGAAATTGCGGCCGGTATTGGTAAAAACTCGAAATACTCTAACTGGGCGATGACCACTGGCCTGAGTCGAATTAGCAACATGGCCGAGCAAGAAGGTTTGTACGCTGAATCACTAATTTGCGGAATCACACAAACAAGTGAAGAAGTTAGGGCTCGTATTGATGCTTTCCTAAACCGCAAAAAATCCTAA
- a CDS encoding SDR family NAD(P)-dependent oxidoreductase produces the protein MQIQGKHFIVTGSASGIGEAVARRLHGLGASVTLADVNETGLARVKADLGERVQACMTDIVDEASVQETVDQAVAEFGAIDGLVNCAGIPGAERVVGREGPHKLASFQRAVSVNLIGTFNMIRLVADKMQHNEQADNLERGVIINTASVAAFDGQIGQAGYAASKGGVCAMTLPIARELARFGIRVMTIAPGLFKTPMMDVLPEEVQKSLGEAVPFPPRLGEPDEYAGLAQHIIENSMLNGEVIRLDGAIRMAAK, from the coding sequence ATGCAAATTCAAGGTAAACACTTTATTGTCACAGGATCAGCATCAGGTATTGGTGAAGCCGTTGCGCGTCGTTTACATGGTTTGGGGGCGAGCGTCACCTTGGCAGATGTGAATGAAACGGGTCTGGCTCGTGTGAAAGCGGATTTGGGCGAGCGAGTACAAGCTTGCATGACAGATATTGTTGATGAAGCCTCAGTGCAAGAAACGGTTGATCAAGCTGTTGCAGAATTTGGTGCCATTGATGGTTTGGTGAACTGCGCCGGTATTCCGGGAGCAGAGCGTGTGGTTGGACGAGAAGGTCCACATAAGTTGGCCAGTTTCCAACGTGCGGTTTCCGTTAATCTCATTGGTACTTTCAACATGATTCGCTTAGTTGCGGATAAAATGCAACATAATGAGCAGGCGGATAATCTAGAGCGTGGTGTGATCATTAACACCGCCTCGGTGGCCGCGTTTGATGGACAAATTGGTCAAGCAGGCTATGCAGCGTCGAAAGGCGGAGTGTGTGCGATGACCTTGCCAATCGCTCGTGAGTTAGCACGCTTTGGCATTCGTGTGATGACCATTGCCCCAGGTTTGTTTAAAACGCCAATGATGGATGTGCTACCAGAAGAGGTGCAGAAATCGTTAGGGGAAGCCGTGCCGTTCCCTCCTCGTTTAGGTGAGCCAGATGAATACGCTGGTTTAGCTCAGCACATTATTGAAAACAGTATGCTTAATGGCGAAGTGATTCGCTTGGACGGTGCTATTCGAATGGCGGCCAAATAA
- a CDS encoding feruloyl-CoA synthase, whose translation MSVGFHPIKVVAHPIEVIKQDDGVQIINSQKPLDAFARCWTDQLEYWAKEAPDRVFVAQRDERGEWDKITYSEAVTRARRIASWLLTQPVSTERPIVFLCGNSAEHLMLALAGMYVGIAHSPLSPAYSLIATDYTKLQGIMDILTPGLIVVDELAPYENAIKAVCRDEQTPVMVIKGDIQAQQIANPIMSYQTCLTLPISEQVDVENAKVNGDTIAKILFTSGTTGMPKGVINTQRMICANQVMIRQVMQFLAEQPPIMVDWLPWNHTFGGNHNIGIALYNGGSLYLDDGKPTEKLFDKTLKNLAEISPTVYFNVPKGFELLVQKLKADDEFAKKFFSRLQFTFFAAAGLAQHIWDDLDALAIQYTGKKIPMLTGLGCTETAPSATFASVEESTSGVIGVPAPGVSIKLVPNEGKLEARVKAVTVMPGYWRQPELTAKAFDEDGYYCLGDAFAYLDEQAPQRGFRFDGRVSEDFKLDSGTWVSAGTLRAKFISALAPFAQDVVLCGTNRGYITAMVFPDWAHCKAILPHDVVESNEEVIAHDAVRQAFKDKLAECAKHNTGSSTLVKRIILQAAPPSIDAHEVTDKGSLNQRAVQAHREDQIDLLYQEPVTDQVISL comes from the coding sequence ATGAGCGTTGGATTTCATCCTATTAAGGTAGTGGCCCATCCGATTGAGGTAATCAAACAGGATGATGGTGTGCAGATTATTAACAGTCAAAAGCCATTAGACGCCTTTGCTCGATGCTGGACGGATCAGCTTGAATATTGGGCAAAAGAAGCGCCAGATCGTGTGTTTGTCGCTCAACGAGATGAGCGCGGCGAATGGGATAAAATTACCTATTCCGAAGCGGTGACGCGTGCTCGTCGCATCGCGTCTTGGTTATTGACTCAGCCTGTCTCGACGGAACGTCCGATTGTCTTCTTGTGTGGTAACAGTGCAGAACATCTGATGCTGGCGTTGGCTGGCATGTATGTGGGTATTGCACATTCTCCTTTGTCACCTGCCTATTCGTTGATCGCAACGGACTACACCAAACTGCAAGGTATCATGGATATTTTGACACCTGGATTGATTGTAGTGGATGAACTGGCACCTTATGAAAACGCCATTAAAGCGGTTTGTCGTGATGAGCAGACGCCGGTTATGGTGATTAAGGGGGATATTCAGGCACAACAAATTGCAAACCCAATCATGTCTTATCAGACATGTTTAACCCTACCGATCTCTGAACAAGTCGATGTGGAAAATGCCAAGGTCAATGGTGACACCATCGCAAAGATCTTATTCACATCTGGCACCACAGGGATGCCAAAAGGGGTGATCAACACTCAGCGTATGATTTGTGCCAACCAAGTGATGATTCGTCAAGTGATGCAATTTCTGGCTGAACAGCCACCCATTATGGTGGATTGGCTGCCCTGGAACCATACCTTTGGTGGTAACCATAATATAGGCATTGCTCTGTATAACGGTGGCAGCTTGTATCTGGATGATGGTAAACCAACGGAAAAGCTGTTTGATAAAACCTTGAAAAACTTAGCTGAAATTTCACCGACTGTGTATTTCAATGTGCCAAAAGGTTTCGAATTATTAGTACAAAAACTGAAAGCGGATGATGAATTTGCGAAGAAATTTTTCTCTCGTTTGCAGTTTACTTTTTTTGCGGCGGCCGGCTTAGCGCAACATATTTGGGACGATCTGGATGCCTTGGCGATTCAGTACACAGGTAAGAAAATTCCCATGCTAACGGGTTTGGGGTGTACCGAAACGGCGCCTTCTGCGACCTTTGCTTCAGTAGAAGAGTCGACGTCAGGTGTGATTGGGGTTCCGGCGCCTGGTGTGTCTATTAAACTGGTGCCAAACGAAGGCAAGTTAGAAGCGCGAGTTAAGGCTGTTACTGTGATGCCGGGTTATTGGCGTCAACCAGAGCTGACCGCTAAGGCTTTTGATGAAGACGGATACTACTGCCTAGGGGATGCGTTTGCTTACCTCGATGAACAAGCACCACAGCGTGGTTTTCGATTTGATGGGCGAGTATCCGAAGATTTTAAATTGGACAGCGGAACCTGGGTCAGTGCAGGGACATTACGAGCCAAATTCATTAGTGCATTGGCGCCTTTTGCACAAGACGTTGTGTTGTGTGGTACCAATCGTGGTTATATCACCGCGATGGTGTTTCCTGATTGGGCTCACTGTAAGGCTATTTTGCCTCATGATGTGGTCGAATCGAATGAAGAAGTGATTGCTCATGATGCTGTTCGACAAGCCTTTAAAGACAAATTGGCAGAATGTGCTAAACACAATACTGGCAGCTCGACCTTAGTGAAACGAATCATTTTACAAGCGGCACCACCAAGCATCGACGCACACGAAGTCACAGATAAAGGCTCTTTGAATCAAAGGGCGGTGCAAGCGCATCGAGAAGACCAGATTGACTTGCTGTATCAAGAGCCTGTGACGGATCAAGTGATCAGCCTTTAG
- a CDS encoding acyl-CoA thioesterase, giving the protein MFQNQRQIQIEWGDCDPADIVFYPRYFAFFDASTGALFEAMGYSLRDIRGQANQVGFPMIDTRSQFYKPSKYGDIVLIESQITEVGDASFDIKHRLFNDEQLAVVCSEKRVWAGLNEQGELKAQVIPDDIRQRMLA; this is encoded by the coding sequence ATGTTTCAGAATCAGCGTCAAATACAGATTGAATGGGGCGACTGTGACCCAGCCGACATTGTATTTTACCCCCGTTATTTTGCCTTTTTTGATGCCTCTACGGGGGCATTATTTGAGGCCATGGGGTATTCTCTGAGGGACATTCGAGGGCAAGCCAATCAAGTTGGTTTTCCCATGATAGATACTCGTTCTCAATTCTATAAGCCCTCCAAGTACGGTGACATTGTGCTTATTGAAAGCCAAATTACCGAGGTAGGGGACGCCAGTTTTGACATTAAGCATCGCTTGTTCAATGACGAACAACTGGCGGTGGTGTGCTCTGAAAAACGGGTTTGGGCAGGTCTCAATGAGCAAGGTGAATTAAAGGCGCAAGTGATTCCGGATGACATACGTCAGCGCATGTTAGCCTAA
- a CDS encoding TrkH family potassium uptake protein, with amino-acid sequence MIRPLLILRLLAMPCLWISLVQFVFAELSFMLFKDRVSEAFFVPALTTFAFAFPLLFAFKKYPLPSVNVREAMLFASLTWLVVGVLGAIPIIKVTHVSFTDGVFESISALTTTGATILSGLDDMPPSFLMYRQFLQWMGGLGVVIFVVAILPMLNIGGMRLLKAETPGPIKDDKLSPRVSSTTRYLWMVYLAITVLCAIAYYLAGMSLFDAIGHSFTTVSTGGFSTHDASMGYFDSRLILWVCNLFMVLGAINFALHYRVYIARSIKLYWRDEETHGFVWIITVVALLLGLFLLQSRSEEGFWNAITQAFFHVISFITSTGFAATDFGAWPAVTSIVLIFVGYIGGCAGSTAGGNKVIRNIISLKSISLEVKRLVHPNGVFTMKFQGRIISDDVRHSIMGFMCVAAIITLVFTLLLMATGMSFMASLSATAACLNVLGPGFAELGHNFAPLSDTGTWLMSFAMILGRLEYFTVLVLFLPVLWRH; translated from the coding sequence ATGATTCGTCCACTACTGATCTTACGCTTACTGGCTATGCCGTGTTTATGGATAAGCTTGGTGCAGTTTGTGTTTGCTGAGCTGTCGTTTATGTTGTTTAAAGACAGGGTTAGTGAGGCTTTTTTTGTACCGGCGTTGACGACCTTTGCGTTTGCATTTCCACTCTTGTTTGCTTTCAAGAAATACCCGTTACCCTCAGTCAATGTCAGAGAAGCCATGTTGTTTGCTTCATTAACTTGGTTGGTCGTTGGGGTCTTAGGAGCGATTCCAATTATCAAGGTGACTCATGTGTCTTTTACTGATGGGGTATTCGAATCCATTAGTGCTTTGACGACAACAGGCGCGACGATTTTATCCGGTCTGGATGATATGCCACCGAGCTTTTTGATGTATCGCCAATTTTTGCAGTGGATGGGGGGATTGGGTGTGGTGATCTTTGTGGTGGCCATTTTGCCTATGTTGAACATTGGTGGCATGCGTTTATTGAAAGCTGAGACACCAGGGCCTATTAAAGACGACAAGTTGTCTCCTAGAGTGTCAAGTACCACTCGTTATCTGTGGATGGTGTATTTGGCCATCACGGTATTGTGTGCCATCGCTTATTATCTGGCTGGTATGTCTTTATTTGATGCCATAGGGCACAGTTTTACGACGGTCTCGACGGGGGGCTTTTCAACTCATGATGCCAGTATGGGCTATTTCGATAGCCGCTTGATACTGTGGGTGTGTAACCTCTTTATGGTACTGGGCGCCATCAATTTTGCGTTGCATTATCGAGTCTATATCGCTCGCAGTATCAAACTGTATTGGCGAGATGAGGAAACCCATGGTTTTGTGTGGATCATTACGGTGGTGGCTTTATTATTGGGGTTATTTTTGCTGCAAAGTCGATCGGAAGAAGGATTTTGGAATGCGATCACTCAGGCTTTTTTTCACGTCATTTCCTTTATTACCAGCACAGGTTTTGCCGCCACTGACTTTGGCGCTTGGCCTGCGGTAACGTCAATTGTGCTTATTTTTGTTGGCTACATTGGCGGTTGCGCGGGGTCAACCGCGGGAGGTAACAAAGTTATTCGTAATATCATTTCGTTGAAGTCCATTAGTTTGGAAGTGAAGCGCCTAGTACACCCAAATGGCGTTTTTACTATGAAGTTTCAAGGGCGAATAATCAGTGATGATGTGCGTCATTCGATCATGGGATTCATGTGTGTGGCAGCCATTATTACTTTGGTGTTTACATTATTATTGATGGCGACGGGCATGAGTTTTATGGCGTCATTGAGTGCCACTGCCGCTTGTTTGAATGTATTGGGGCCAGGCTTCGCAGAATTGGGTCATAACTTTGCGCCTTTAAGCGACACAGGAACCTGGTTGATGAGCTTTGCCATGATTCTTGGTCGCTTAGAGTATTTCACTGTGCTGGTGTTGTTCTTACCCGTGCTGTGGCGTCATTAA
- a CDS encoding FdhF/YdeP family oxidoreductase — MTNKTHTYTPYKGPAGGWGALKSTAQHWLKSENATRNIFTLLKTNQPQGFDCPGCAWGEKHDPAKIRFCENGAKAVNWEATSRKVDAEFMAQHSVSWLNTQSDYFLEYQGRLTEPMRYNPATDHYEAISWTQAFSQIANALNSQNSPDNAAFYTSGRASNEAAFLYQLFARAYGTNNFPDCSNMCHEASGYGLTSSIGIGKGTIEIDDFERADAVFVFGQNPGTNHPRMLETLKEVVQRGAQLLTFNTLKERGLERFQNPQNPIEMLTNSSKPTNTAYYTPKIGGDMAVVRGMVKVLIEMEENAQREGKAVFDHDFITQHTQGMGPYLERVKQTSWNDILNQAGLTREEIQQAAEVYAHANSVIITWAMGITQHHHSVATIHEIVNLLALRGNLGKPGAGACPVRGHSNVQGDRTMGINERPSRAFLDAMEKRFHFTPPQHEGLAVVDTIRAMRDGKVKVFVALGGNFAAATPDSQATAAALEKCDLTVQISTKLNRSHLITGKEALILPCLGRTDIDHQANGAQKVTVEDSFSMIHASGGVLEPMSKLQKSEPAIIAGIAEATLGNHPVEWSSLIANYDTIREHIAAVVPGFSGFNQRILQDGGFYLGNSARERNWKTPAGKAILHSHPLPDSILPKQAKDMLTEKSFILQTLRSHDQYNTTIYGLNDRYRGIKNERKVVFINPADIKRLGYQEGQKVSIRSLWNDGIVRKIDGFKLVPYSIPAGNLAAYYPETNPLVPLDSHGEFSNTPTSKSIAVELEPSDTKRNGELSVTNL, encoded by the coding sequence ATGACCAATAAAACGCATACTTATACCCCTTACAAAGGACCCGCTGGCGGCTGGGGCGCGCTGAAAAGCACAGCACAACATTGGTTAAAAAGTGAAAACGCCACACGCAATATTTTCACCCTATTGAAAACCAACCAACCGCAAGGCTTCGATTGTCCAGGCTGTGCTTGGGGCGAAAAACATGATCCAGCCAAAATCCGCTTTTGTGAAAATGGGGCTAAGGCGGTGAACTGGGAAGCCACGTCTCGTAAGGTTGACGCAGAGTTTATGGCCCAGCACAGTGTGAGTTGGTTAAATACTCAAAGCGATTACTTCTTAGAATATCAAGGGCGCTTAACCGAGCCCATGCGTTATAACCCTGCAACCGATCACTACGAAGCCATCTCTTGGACTCAAGCTTTCAGTCAAATTGCAAACGCTCTAAATAGCCAGAATTCACCAGACAATGCAGCCTTTTATACGTCTGGGCGAGCCAGTAACGAAGCCGCCTTTCTCTATCAGTTATTCGCTCGTGCCTACGGCACAAACAACTTCCCAGATTGCTCTAACATGTGTCACGAAGCCAGTGGCTATGGCTTAACCAGCAGTATCGGCATTGGCAAAGGCACCATAGAAATAGACGATTTTGAACGTGCTGATGCGGTGTTCGTGTTTGGCCAAAATCCCGGTACCAATCACCCTCGCATGTTGGAAACCTTGAAAGAAGTAGTACAACGAGGGGCGCAATTACTCACCTTTAATACCTTAAAAGAACGGGGCTTAGAACGTTTCCAAAACCCGCAAAATCCAATTGAAATGCTGACCAATTCATCCAAACCAACCAATACAGCCTACTACACACCCAAAATTGGCGGTGACATGGCAGTCGTTCGAGGCATGGTAAAAGTCTTGATTGAGATGGAAGAAAATGCTCAACGTGAAGGCAAAGCCGTCTTTGATCATGACTTTATTACTCAGCATACTCAGGGAATGGGGCCATATCTTGAACGAGTAAAGCAAACCTCCTGGAACGACATTCTAAACCAAGCAGGCTTAACACGAGAGGAAATACAACAAGCCGCCGAAGTCTATGCACACGCCAACAGTGTCATCATTACTTGGGCCATGGGCATCACTCAACATCACCACTCTGTGGCCACGATTCATGAAATCGTCAATTTACTGGCCTTACGTGGCAATCTCGGTAAACCGGGAGCCGGGGCTTGTCCGGTACGCGGCCACAGCAATGTTCAAGGCGATCGCACTATGGGGATTAATGAACGTCCTTCTCGTGCCTTTTTAGACGCAATGGAAAAACGCTTCCACTTTACCCCGCCACAACATGAGGGACTCGCCGTAGTGGATACCATTCGAGCCATGCGCGATGGTAAGGTAAAAGTCTTTGTCGCCTTAGGTGGCAACTTTGCCGCTGCGACACCCGATTCCCAAGCCACCGCAGCGGCCCTAGAAAAATGTGATCTAACCGTCCAAATCAGCACCAAATTAAATCGGTCTCATTTAATTACCGGCAAAGAGGCTCTAATACTGCCTTGTCTTGGTCGAACTGACATTGACCATCAGGCCAATGGAGCGCAAAAAGTCACAGTTGAAGATTCATTTAGTATGATTCACGCCTCTGGTGGCGTATTGGAACCCATGAGCAAGTTACAAAAATCCGAACCCGCCATCATCGCTGGTATTGCAGAAGCCACACTTGGAAACCACCCTGTTGAGTGGTCATCATTGATCGCAAATTACGATACCATTCGCGAACACATTGCCGCCGTTGTTCCGGGCTTCTCAGGCTTCAACCAACGCATTTTACAAGATGGTGGTTTCTATCTGGGCAACAGCGCCAGAGAAAGGAATTGGAAGACACCTGCGGGTAAAGCCATTTTGCATAGCCACCCTCTGCCAGATTCAATTTTGCCTAAGCAAGCAAAAGACATGTTGACCGAGAAGAGCTTTATTCTGCAAACCTTACGCTCTCATGATCAATACAACACGACGATTTACGGCTTAAACGATCGTTATCGTGGCATTAAAAATGAGCGAAAAGTGGTGTTCATCAACCCTGCGGACATAAAACGTTTAGGCTATCAAGAAGGTCAGAAAGTCAGCATTCGTTCTCTATGGAACGACGGGATAGTCCGTAAAATAGACGGTTTCAAACTCGTTCCCTACAGTATCCCTGCTGGCAACTTGGCCGCTTATTACCCTGAAACCAACCCGTTAGTACCGCTGGACAGTCATGGTGAGTTTAGCAACACACCAACCTCGAAGAGCATCGCTGTCGAACTTGAGCCGAGCGACACAAAGCGAAACGGTGAATTATCTGTGACCAACCTATAG
- the fdhD gene encoding formate dehydrogenase accessory sulfurtransferase FdhD, translating into MSLNSLKFHGYRSTAFEKRADSLEQAHADLVEEVPLSLSINDIAYAVIMMTPVNVEEFALGYALSEGIIQQHQDVHDIEIQPYTSPLNIESIQINLIISSRRFSEFKSKRKIHFGASGCGLCGIESLDQAFPSLTPLDQSKCLPSETLFTLRKQLNQAQQLGQKTGALHAALLLSEQGDTIVCMEDIGRHNCLDKIIGYAAQQGIRLHNHSVVMSSRCSTELIQKAVRAGLSNLIHLASPSHLAAELANQYGLTLIHLPKQDKPRFFAPTARKDKQHDQ; encoded by the coding sequence ATGTCGCTCAATTCACTGAAGTTTCATGGCTATCGCAGTACCGCCTTCGAAAAAAGAGCCGATTCTCTTGAACAGGCTCATGCCGACCTAGTAGAAGAAGTACCATTGAGTCTAAGCATCAACGACATTGCCTACGCTGTGATTATGATGACACCAGTGAATGTGGAGGAGTTCGCTCTTGGTTATGCCCTGAGCGAAGGCATCATCCAACAGCATCAAGATGTTCATGACATTGAAATTCAGCCATACACAAGCCCTCTGAATATTGAGAGCATTCAAATCAATTTAATCATTAGCAGTCGACGCTTTAGCGAGTTCAAAAGCAAACGTAAAATACACTTTGGGGCCAGTGGTTGCGGATTATGTGGTATTGAGTCACTTGATCAAGCCTTCCCTTCGTTAACACCATTAGACCAGTCTAAGTGCTTACCGTCAGAGACCCTTTTCACCCTAAGGAAGCAACTCAATCAAGCGCAGCAGCTTGGCCAGAAAACGGGAGCTTTGCATGCCGCTTTGCTCTTATCAGAACAAGGTGACACTATTGTCTGTATGGAAGACATAGGTCGACATAATTGCCTAGATAAAATCATTGGGTACGCCGCACAGCAAGGCATAAGATTGCACAATCACAGTGTTGTTATGTCCAGTCGATGCAGCACAGAATTGATTCAAAAAGCCGTCAGAGCAGGATTGTCCAATTTGATTCATCTTGCTTCACCAAGTCACCTTGCGGCCGAACTCGCTAACCAATATGGCTTGACCCTAATCCATCTTCCCAAACAAGATAAACCAAGATTCTTTGCTCCAACCGCCCGAAAGGATAAACAACATGACCAATAA
- a CDS encoding peptidoglycan DD-metalloendopeptidase family protein: protein MPFLKRLFRWVLEDQRAWLAMNVAVFLLFLWVYRALVSPSEVNPKDYVLPTLSSSTSIQKHFIEPSNSDDVTFESLVSTDPLEEVEQSSVVPPSIDYVIKPGDTLAKIFSRFGLSRKSMYAVLEADQEYLVLEPLLPNNQFTFTLDSEGQLQTLTRRIDISKSVSYVRHGRGGFTYQEDIKPITYTHTSIHSKITGNFYLSAKKIGLSDNNILIIHDVLKGRVNFRKDLRANDEFDLIVKNGSIDGVSVGDTQIEALQFQVQGKTYRAFLHSDGRFYDQDGNSLTPALLRWPTAKHYRISSPFNANRLHPITGHPAPHNGVDLATPVGTKILATGDGVVTRVAKHKYAGKYIVIDYTGPYGSRFLHLNKILVKKGQKVKRGQVIALSGNTGRTTGAHLHYELHIRGRPVNPMTAKIPTAKSVPADQRDEYDRNVAQWIEMMAKDESST from the coding sequence ATGCCGTTTTTAAAACGCCTTTTTCGTTGGGTCTTAGAAGACCAACGAGCTTGGCTAGCCATGAACGTGGCTGTTTTTTTGCTATTTTTATGGGTTTATCGAGCGCTGGTTTCACCTTCAGAAGTCAATCCTAAAGACTATGTTCTGCCGACTCTCTCATCCAGCACCAGTATTCAAAAGCACTTTATCGAGCCTTCGAATAGTGACGATGTGACGTTTGAATCATTAGTGTCGACAGATCCATTAGAGGAAGTGGAGCAATCCAGTGTTGTTCCACCGAGCATTGATTATGTCATCAAACCAGGAGACACATTAGCGAAGATCTTCTCTCGCTTTGGTCTGTCTCGAAAATCCATGTACGCGGTGTTAGAGGCTGATCAAGAATATTTGGTGTTGGAACCCTTGCTGCCTAACAATCAGTTTACCTTTACGTTAGACAGTGAAGGTCAGCTGCAAACTCTGACGCGACGCATTGATATTAGTAAAAGTGTGTCTTACGTTCGTCATGGTCGTGGCGGTTTTACCTATCAGGAAGACATTAAACCCATTACTTATACGCACACCAGTATACACAGCAAGATAACCGGTAACTTCTATCTGTCAGCGAAAAAAATCGGCTTATCGGATAACAATATTTTAATCATTCATGATGTGCTAAAAGGTCGCGTGAACTTTCGCAAGGATTTGCGTGCGAATGATGAATTTGATCTGATCGTCAAGAACGGCAGCATTGACGGCGTCTCAGTTGGTGATACGCAAATTGAAGCTTTGCAGTTTCAAGTTCAGGGTAAAACGTACCGCGCTTTCTTGCATTCCGATGGACGTTTTTATGATCAAGATGGCAACAGTTTAACTCCTGCCTTATTACGCTGGCCCACGGCGAAACATTACCGCATTAGTTCGCCTTTCAATGCCAATCGACTTCATCCTATTACAGGGCATCCAGCGCCACACAATGGGGTAGATCTGGCAACGCCAGTTGGTACCAAGATCCTTGCTACTGGCGATGGGGTGGTAACACGAGTGGCAAAGCACAAATATGCGGGCAAATACATAGTGATTGATTACACTGGACCTTACGGCTCTCGCTTTTTGCATTTGAACAAAATATTAGTGAAAAAAGGTCAGAAGGTAAAACGAGGTCAAGTGATCGCCTTATCAGGGAACACCGGACGAACCACAGGAGCGCACTTGCATTACGAATTGCATATCAGAGGCCGCCCAGTGAACCCAATGACGGCAAAAATTCCAACGGCCAAATCTGTACCAGCAGATCAAAGGGACGAATACGATCGTAACGTCGCGCAGTGGATTGAAATGATGGCGAAAGATGAGTCGAGTACATAG